In Callospermophilus lateralis isolate mCalLat2 chromosome 18, mCalLat2.hap1, whole genome shotgun sequence, one DNA window encodes the following:
- the Meak7 gene encoding MTOR-associated protein MEAK7 translates to MGNSRSRAEQRCYSQFLPEEQAEVDALFDTLSSGKGSSEAPPRSFSLQALKNRIGEALPPEMVTRLYDGMQRVHPTGRAQGPSKGVSQEQFTVSLSHLLKGSAEERSLMILKMISATEGPVKARELQKFTEDLVGSVEHVLAHRQELKGWTRKKAPGTPTRVQALAAHLLSEMKLPDGSRPLGPHWLDHACDRATVEDWVFRVPHVATFLRVVIHQGFLVLRSSLDLATLVPECQVGHGREFESVLDVLAVIYLNSHLAREQRHHWRLLFSSQLHGQSFSQLCGHITHRGPCLILLEDQDGHVFGGFASCPWEAKPQFQGDERCFLFSVSPSMAVYRHTGYNDHFMYLNYGQQTIPNGLGMGGQHDYFGLWVDADFGKGHSKAKPTCTTYNSPQLSSKESFRFDKMEVWAVGDPPESQLVQGKKSILDVDPEARALLEITGQTRHSEGLREEDA, encoded by the exons ATGGGGAACAGCAGGAGCCGCGCGGAGCAGAGGTGTTACTCCCAGTTCCTTCCCGAGGAGCAGGCGGAGGTCGATGCGCTGTTTGACACTCTGTCGTCCGGCAAGGGCAGCTCTGAGGCCCCGCCCAGGTCCTTCTCGCTGCAGGCGCTGAAG AACCGCATTGGGGAGGCCCTTCCCCCAGAGATGGTCACCAGACTGTATGACGGTATGCAGAGAGTCCACCCGACTGGGAGGGCCCAGGGGCCCAGCAAGGGCGTCTCTCAGGAGCAGTTCACGGTGTCGCTGTCCCACCTGCTGAAAGGCAGCGCTGAGGAGAGGAGCCTCATGATTCTGAAGATGATTTCTGCCACGGAAGGTCCCGTGAAAGCCAGAGAACTCCAGAAG TTCACAGAGGATCTGGTTGGCTCTGTGGAGCATGTGCTGGCCCACAGGCAGGAGCTGAAGGGCTGGACCCGGAAGAAGGCCCCCGGAACCCCCACCAGGGTGCAGGCACTGGCTGCCCACCTGCTGTCAGAGATGAAGCTTCCAG ACGGCAGCAGGCCGCTGGGGCCTCACTGGCTGGACCATGCCTGTGACCGGGCCACGGTCGAGGACTGGGTGTTCAGGGTCCCCCACGTGGCCACGTTCCTGAGAGTGGTCATCCACCAAGGCTTCCTGGTCCTGCGTTCGTCCCTCGATCTGGCCACGCTGGTGCCCGAGTGCCAGGTGGGCCACGGGCGGGAGTTTGAGAGCGTCCTGGACGTCCTGGCGGTCATCTACCTCAACTCCCACCTGGCGCGGGAGCAGCGGCACCACTGGCGCCTGCTCTTCTCCTCCCAGCTCCACGGGCAGAGCTTCTCGCAGCTGTGCGGGCACATCACGCACCGGGGGCCCTGCCTCATTCTCCTCGAAGACCAGGACGGACACGTGTTCGGTGGCTTTGCCTCCTGCCCCTGGGAGGCCAAGCCTCAGTTCCAAG GGGACGAGAGGTGCTTCCTGTTCTCCGTCTCCCCCAGCATGGCCGTGTACCGGCACACGGGCTACAACGACCACTTCATGTACCTGAACTACGGGCAGCAGACCATCCCGAATGGACTG GGCATGGGAGGACAGCACGATTACTTTGGGCTTTGGGTAGATGCTGACTTCGGGAAGGGACACAGCAAGGCCAAGCCCACGTGCACCACGTACAACAGCCCGCAGCTGTCCTCCAAGGAGAGCTTCCGCTTTGACAAGATGGAGGTGTGGGCGGTGGGAGACCCCCCAGAGTCGCAGCTG GTCCAGGGCAAAAAGAGCATCCTCGACGTTGATCCTGAGGCCAGGGCCCTACTGGAGATCACTGGGCAGACTCGCCACAGTGAAGGGCTCCGTGAGGAGGACGCCTAG